The nucleotide sequence CTAAATCAGTCCGTTCCGGAATAATATGAATAACGCGGTCGTCTTTTACAGTAATGCTTTTTATCTTTTCAGTTGTTCCGTCTTCTGAATAATTATCGACAACAATGACATTGAAATTAAAATTTGCTTTTTGATTTAAGACAGACTTTATTGCATCAGAAATTGTATTTACTCTATTCCTGACCGGGATTACTACTGATGCTTCATAAAGGAAAGAGCTGCTAAAATTAACTGGTTTTTTATTCCGGAAAGGAATAAATGAATTAATTTCTTCTAAATGATGAGTGAAAACTTTTTCCATTTCAATCTGCACTTCTCTGTTTCGTGGATCAACATAGTCGAACAGTTTATTTACTTCATCTTCATCGGAACTTAAAATAACAGAATAAAGTGGTTCGGGGATTCTGGTAACTTTAGCATATCTGGAAAGTGTAAGTCTTAAATCATACAACCCGGAATAACGTAACACTGTTTGTTGAACATACAAATTTTGCAGAAATCTTTTTGCAATACCTGTGTTGATTAAACAACAATAACCAAAATCAAAATCGTCTCTTACACTTCCCTGCTGATAATCAATTAATTGATGAAGAAAGAATTTATCTTTTTGCTTTTCATAATAATCTGAATAAATCCAACCTGAGTCCGATTGCTCTGCTTTGGAAATAAATTTTGCGATTGTGTCTTCTGTAATCTCAATCCGTCTGTTTCCATTAAGAAATAATAAATAAGTTGTTGATGCAGTTTCTATTATTTGGCGGATTATTTGATTTCCAAAAGGGTAATCAGTCTGGACTGAAGTATAATTGTTGCTATCAATTTTATTTTTATCAATAACTATAATTTTTTCAATGCTTGCTAAACTTTTTAAGCTATTAACTATTTGTTGTGATAAATCATAGTTGAACGAAAAGATTAGTGCTGTTATTTTTTGGTACGAGTTCATCGTTCGCTAAATATTTTCAGTTTCTTGTTCATAAATTTTCATAACTCTACCTGTTATTAAATCAATATCAAATTTTTCGACGACTCTTTTCCGGGCATTTTCACCAAACCTGATTCGTGTTTCAGCGGAATCAATTAACAATTTCAATTTAGTTTTAAGATCTTCAGCATTTTTATTTTCAAACAAATAAGATGTTACACCGTCAACAGCTATATCAAGCACACCCTCAGCATTTGAACATACTGAAGGTTTTTTCATTGCCATTGCTTCGACAAGTGCAATTCCAAACGCTTCTGAGTGAGATGGAAATGCAAATATATCCATTGCAGAAAATACTTCCGGTGTATCGCTGCGATAACCTGTAAATATCACATTGTTCAAACCAAATTCTCCTGCAAGTTGTTTTATCTTGTAAGCATACTCTGATTCACCTCTGCTGGCTTCTCCGACAATTAAAAACCTGAGATTGGAATATTCTCTGTTTAATTCTTTACAGGCAAGAAGAAATTCTTCGTGACCTTTACCTGGAGTAAATCTGGCAAGCATGCCAATGACAATTTCCTTTTCACCAATATTAAATTCATTTCTAACTTTGGAAGCATCCACTTTTTCGGGATTGAATCTATTAATATCTATACCATTAGAGATTACAATAACAGATTCGGGTTTCACCGGAGTTGTGTCTTGAACATTTTTTTTAATTGCTGTGCTGATAGCAAAAATCTTTTTTACTCTTTGATATAGATGCCTGTGTAAGAAATCTTTTTTAATTATAAACGAACCAACCTGCTTGGTAAGAAACAGAGGAATTTTCCTGTTGGCAAGTTCCAGTGCAGGAACAATCTGCCACAAGTCCTTTGATGCTTGTGTGTGAACTAAAGAATAATTATTCTGTTTTATCAGGAGTGCAAGTCTGATTGTGGTAAGCGGATGAAAATAACCGCTGGCTTTTACCGGATGAAGTATAATACCAAAATTATTAGCTTCAATATGAATTCTTGAATCTGCTGAACATATAAGTTCAACTTTGATATTTCTTTTTAAAAGCTGCTGGATTGAAGTGAGTGTAAACATTTCAAGTCCACCCCAACTTTTTGATAGGCAGGAATAAAGTATCTTCATTACAACTAATCAGTAAATTTTTTTCAACTCTGAATTTTTAAAATAATGCAGCAGAATTTCATCAAAGTTATAACCCATTTCCGCCATAACAGCAGCACCGATCTGGCACATTCCAACTCCATGTCCCCAACCAGCACCATATAAAACAAATTTTTCCGGTATATCTTTTCCAATTTTATTTACAATAAAAGCTGAACTGTATAAATGAGTTTTTGAAAGCAGCCTTCTTATCTCTAATTCTTTTCCAACAGTTAATGTTTTGTTTGTTCCAATAATTTTTAATTTAACAATTCTGGCTGAGTCACCGCGTTCTACAGGAATCAAATCAATAATATTCCCAAAATTAATTCCACTTTTCAGATTAATTAGTTCAGTAATTTCATTTTGAGTGTATTCAACTTTCCACCTGTAAAAATCTTTTGTCTCCCGGTCGTAATCCACAAGAATGTGAGAAAGAATTTTTTTATCAGAAGTATTGCAAAACACTATCGGTTTTTCTTTTATCCATTTTTCTGAATTGGATTCATCCGAAAAATCAAGGTTAAAATTTTCCGGTTCAAATTTGTAATCTACAATTGAAGTCAAATAAGGATGTCTTATCGGTTCCCAAACGTTTTCAAATGATTCAGTAATTCCACCGCAGCACTTTGAATATCTTGTATCACACACACTGCCACCGCTCAAAAGTACAATTCCTCGTGTTTGATCAATTGCGATGAAAGATGAATCTGAAATTATTTTCGTAACTCCCTGGAAACGCTGACAATGATCATCAGCACATACATCAAACAGATTGTGGTCCTCCCGATCATACCACTTTATCAATTCATCTTTTAATTCAAGAGAAGTTTCATGTATTTCTTTATCATCTTTTAACTTTTCTGATCTTTCAATTTGAGCGAGCACCCAGCTTCTTGCAATAACTGCCTGAGCTTTTAACAGCTCAACAGAACTTTTTGCGCTCATTTCTGAAGAAATCACACTCGTTAAATATCTTTCAATCGGAATATGATTTATTGCTACAATTTCATCTCCGGATTTGACAAGAATCAGCGAATAAATAAATCTTTGTTTCTCTTTTCGCTCCCAGTGAAATTTGCTTCCAATAATTACATCACGAAGAAGAAATGACTCGGATATCGGATCTGTTGGGATAAACTCTATCTGATTGAAACCTTCTATTTCATGTTTACTGCTTTTACAAAAGATTCTGTCATTCTTTAATTCAGCAGTATATACACCGCTGAAATTATCTCTGGAGCCAACTACCTGAAAATCACCGTACAATTCAAATCTTATTTTTTTATCGGTAAGAATACCAACGCTTATAAAAGGTTCTTCTTTGTATTGCATACTGCATTTAAGATGCTGATCTGAGTTAAACTTTATAATCTTTGAACAAAATATACTGAATAGTTTCGTCTGTTGAAGTGAACTTTTTGGACTATGTACTGCTTTATAATTATTTTGTCAATGCATATTGAATTAAATTCATCTTTAAGAATGAAAAGTATCATAAAAGAAAATGTTTCTATAATCGGATTTCCGATGGATCTTGGTGCAGATCGTCGCGGTGTAGATATGGGTCCTTCTGCTTTAAGAATTGCAGGGCTACAAGGCAAACTTGAAACATTAGGATACAAAGTTAATGATCTCGGTGATATAAAAATTGAAATAATGGAAAAACAAAAAATTAAAAATCCAAAATTGAAATATCTTGATGAGATTATTAAAACCTCAAGATTGCTGGCTGAAAAAGTAGAAAAAGTTTTAGAGAAGGGAGAATTCCCGCTCTGTCTCGGAGGAGATCATTCAATGGCACTTGGCACAATTTCAGGCATTGCCTCTTATTGTAAAAACAGAAAATTAAAACTTGGTGTTATCTGGATTGATGCTCACAGCGATTTAAATACAGATGAGACTAGTCCGTCTGGAAATATTCACGGAATGCCTCTTGCTGCTTTGCTGGGATTAGGTTCTGATGAACTTGTCAACTTCTTCGGGTTTTCACCGAAACTTCATCCGGAAAATTGTTCACTGATTGGAATCAGAAGTATTGATGAAGCAGAAAAAATCAATATCAAAAAACTTAATGTTCCGATTTATACAATGAATGATATAGACAAGCTGGGGATACACCGAATAATAGCTAAAGTGCTAAAACAATTCCGGGAAAAAGTAGATCATATTCATATTAGCTTTGATCTGGATAGTGTTGATCCTTCTGTTGCACCCGGAGTTGGGACTCCTGTTTCCGGTGGATTAAGTTATCGTGAAGCCCATCTGCTAATGGAAACAATCGCTGAATGTGGCTGCATGTCATCTTTAGAAATTGCTGAAGTTAATCCCATACTGGATCATAAAAATCAAAGCGCCGCTTTTACTTCAGAACTTGTAGCTTCCAGCATGGGACAGAGAATACTTTAATGCGACTGACTGAATTCATACTTACTATAATTTTATTCATTGTAATCTCTGCCTTACTTTCTTTTTGGGGAATTCTGTCTTTAACGATAAGTGATTTGCTTTCATATTCTTTGATAGCAGCAGGTATTTTAACTGTTTATGATCAATCGATCAAACAAAACGGTTTCCCCGTATTTATCGGCTCCGTCATTTTTCTTTTAGGAACTTACTTCTTAATCTCAGAAAATTTTTCTCTGAACCTTGGTGATGGAATTATCATACCTTTAGTCTTGGTTTTTGCTGGTGCAGGATTGTTAATGTTTTACATAGTAACTTCGATAAAAAAATATTTTCTGATAATTTCACTGGTTTGCTTATTATCGGGTATAATTTATCTTCTAATGAACAGCCGCTGGAATATTAAATCATTTCTGCACTCTGTGTTGCCGGTACTAAACTATCTCTGGCCAGCAATTATCATTCTGGCATTTCTGATTTTTCTTTTCCGGAAAAAATGACAGGATATTGAGTTGAAGTTATCCTGTAAGGCAGGTTTTAAAATTTATTTCTTGACGAATATTATTTAATAAAGAATATCACACCAATCAGTATCAAAGTAATGGCGAAAAAAATAAAACCCAGTAACCTGTTTTTCTTAATACTTTGTTTTATTGATTCAAATTCGTGTACTAAATAGGAATTAAAGTAGTCCTTTATAATCTTCTCAACCATCTCTTTATCTGGCGGATGTTTTGTAACAACGGATTCAGCAAAACCTCTTGTTTGCTGGAATATATTTTCGGTTTCACTTTTTTCCCTGAAGTTACTACTGATTTTAAATGAATCATCCTTTGCTAACGTTGGCTCAATTCCGCTAAATTGATTTGTCGATTCGGCTGCAACAGCAACACGCTCTTCAACTTCAACTTTTTCACCAACTTCAACTACTTCTCCGAATTCT is from Ignavibacteriota bacterium and encodes:
- a CDS encoding glycosyltransferase family 2 protein — encoded protein: MNSYQKITALIFSFNYDLSQQIVNSLKSLASIEKIIVIDKNKIDSNNYTSVQTDYPFGNQIIRQIIETASTTYLLFLNGNRRIEITEDTIAKFISKAEQSDSGWIYSDYYEKQKDKFFLHQLIDYQQGSVRDDFDFGYCCLINTGIAKRFLQNLYVQQTVLRYSGLYDLRLTLSRYAKVTRIPEPLYSVILSSDEDEVNKLFDYVDPRNREVQIEMEKVFTHHLEEINSFIPFRNKKPVNFSSSFLYEASVVIPVRNRVNTISDAIKSVLNQKANFNFNVIVVDNYSEDGTTEKIKSITVKDDRVIHIIPERTDLGIGGCWNEAIFHSECGKFAVQLDSDDLYSSENSLQKIVNKFYDENCAMVIGSYKLTDFKLNEIPPGLIDHREWTDENGHNNALRINGLGAPRAFYTPIIKEIKFPNVSYGEDYAVGLAVSRQYKIGRIYEPIYLCRRWEGNTDASLTIEKMNANNFYKDSLRTKEIQLRQAINRKAH
- a CDS encoding glycosyltransferase family 4 protein produces the protein MKILYSCLSKSWGGLEMFTLTSIQQLLKRNIKVELICSADSRIHIEANNFGIILHPVKASGYFHPLTTIRLALLIKQNNYSLVHTQASKDLWQIVPALELANRKIPLFLTKQVGSFIIKKDFLHRHLYQRVKKIFAISTAIKKNVQDTTPVKPESVIVISNGIDINRFNPEKVDASKVRNEFNIGEKEIVIGMLARFTPGKGHEEFLLACKELNREYSNLRFLIVGEASRGESEYAYKIKQLAGEFGLNNVIFTGYRSDTPEVFSAMDIFAFPSHSEAFGIALVEAMAMKKPSVCSNAEGVLDIAVDGVTSYLFENKNAEDLKTKLKLLIDSAETRIRFGENARKRVVEKFDIDLITGRVMKIYEQETENI
- a CDS encoding SpoIID/LytB domain-containing protein, whose amino-acid sequence is MQYKEEPFISVGILTDKKIRFELYGDFQVVGSRDNFSGVYTAELKNDRIFCKSSKHEIEGFNQIEFIPTDPISESFLLRDVIIGSKFHWERKEKQRFIYSLILVKSGDEIVAINHIPIERYLTSVISSEMSAKSSVELLKAQAVIARSWVLAQIERSEKLKDDKEIHETSLELKDELIKWYDREDHNLFDVCADDHCQRFQGVTKIISDSSFIAIDQTRGIVLLSGGSVCDTRYSKCCGGITESFENVWEPIRHPYLTSIVDYKFEPENFNLDFSDESNSEKWIKEKPIVFCNTSDKKILSHILVDYDRETKDFYRWKVEYTQNEITELINLKSGINFGNIIDLIPVERGDSARIVKLKIIGTNKTLTVGKELEIRRLLSKTHLYSSAFIVNKIGKDIPEKFVLYGAGWGHGVGMCQIGAAVMAEMGYNFDEILLHYFKNSELKKIY
- the rocF gene encoding arginase, translating into MKSIIKENVSIIGFPMDLGADRRGVDMGPSALRIAGLQGKLETLGYKVNDLGDIKIEIMEKQKIKNPKLKYLDEIIKTSRLLAEKVEKVLEKGEFPLCLGGDHSMALGTISGIASYCKNRKLKLGVIWIDAHSDLNTDETSPSGNIHGMPLAALLGLGSDELVNFFGFSPKLHPENCSLIGIRSIDEAEKINIKKLNVPIYTMNDIDKLGIHRIIAKVLKQFREKVDHIHISFDLDSVDPSVAPGVGTPVSGGLSYREAHLLMETIAECGCMSSLEIAEVNPILDHKNQSAAFTSELVASSMGQRIL